The genomic stretch AATCAAGCGGTCCGCTCCCTTGCCATCCTGCCGAGAAACCGAGGACGTCGCACGGATTAACAAATGCACCTCATCGCACCTGATGGCCGAACTCATAACCACGAACGATACAATCACCCTGTTCCGCGTGCCGCAGTCCCGTTCATCGGCAATGTATGCCGAAACGCTCAATTTACCCGGGGTATGCTACCTTCAAGTCGTCAAATGGCTATTCAAGGAAAACCAGATCGCTGAACGACGCCTCTGTCGCCCTTGGGCAACGGATCGATCTGACGCAACTTCGCGTACCAATCTTTCTTCTCGCTGCCGGCAAGGTCGTTTCGGCGGATCAACTGTTCGCGACAACACGGCTAGTCGGCACACCGGCCGAATTGTTGCACACACACAAGGACAACGGAGAGTTAGCGAAGGCCGAGCAGAAGGCCGGCGGCTTTGCCCAGGACGTGATCAAGGCCGAGCAACGAACCAAGCTCCTGGCGCTCACAGCACCGGTCGACGGCGTGGTGCAGCAGCTGGCCGTGCACACAGTCGGGGGCGTGGTGACCCCGGCGCAGGCGCTGCTCGCGGTTGTGCCGCTCGACAGCCATCTGGAAATCGAGGCAATGGTGTCGAATCGCGACATCGGCTTCGTGCATCCCGGCCAGCAAGCCGAGGTCAAAGTCGATACCTTCAGTTTCACCCGCTATGGTCTCCTGCATGGGGAGGTCATTAACGTGTCCCAGGACGCCATCACCCGCGACAAACCCCAGGACAAATCCAATGACAAGACGGCGGGCACGGAAACCACCAGCAGCGAGCCCAAGGGCCAGGAGATGAACTACGCGGCGCGGGTCTCGCTCGACCGCACGCAGATGCAGATAGACGCTGAGAGAACGGTAATACTGACGCCGGAGACCGGGTTTGATCACCACTGCGTGGTGGAGCTTGCAGTGCAATCTGGTGAATTCTCGCCTCGCCGCGAGGTGAAGTTCCGGACAAATGCCACGTCATCCTCGTCGATCCATTGCCGCGCAACACGGCCGGCATGGGGACCGGGTGGTGACGCAGGACCCTGACCAGGGATGCAGAACGATCAAAATTCACGCCTGTCCTGCTAAGTGGCAACGAAACGCCTCTGGGGGCATGGGCTTCGCCTTCCTTCCGAAGTCGCCGATTACAGATGAGACGCGGGACGTTTGGAACGGGTACCCGTATGAGAATGTCGTGGCGTGTGCGCGTCGTTCCTGGGCCATTGCAGAATGGGCGTAGTTGCGCTTCAGCGCTCTCCGGAACAGCGAGCGCGGGTCCGGATTGCAGAATGGGTGTCGTAACTCTGCCTCGCAGACGAAGGTGAGCGAGAGAGCGACTGGCCCTCCCCTGGGGGAAACGGCGGCCCCGGCTTTTGGCGACTACGCTCTCAGACGTTTTCGCAATTGTTGGCGCGCCTATGGCTCGCCATCCAGTCTTCGCTTCGCCGTGGTGAGTATCTCGTCGAACTCCTGCTGGGCGTCGTCCCTGCGCTTGAAAGCCGCTAGCACCTCATCGATCTGAAGGAGAACAGCAATCTGCACGTTGTAACCAACGATGCCGGTTCGAGCCCTGGTGCGCCCACCATTACAAAATCAAGCACTTGCAGTCGATCGTTAAAGCGTCATTCCGACACGTTGAATCAGCGGCCGTTACGACAAAACCACTTTTCTTCGTCGTACCGTTTCCGCGTCCAAATCTTCAACGCGAGCGATCTCTTCACCACGTAGCTGCAGCCATGTACCTGGCGATGAAGTCCTAAGCGTGTCGCGGCGTAGGTCTTTCGTTCGGCGACAGGCTTTGT from Bradyrhizobium sp. Ash2021 encodes the following:
- a CDS encoding HlyD family efflux transporter periplasmic adaptor subunit, whose product is MPKRSIYPGYATFKSSNGYSRKTRSLNDASVALGQRIDLTQLRVPIFLLAAGKVVSADQLFATTRLVGTPAELLHTHKDNGELAKAEQKAGGFAQDVIKAEQRTKLLALTAPVDGVVQQLAVHTVGGVVTPAQALLAVVPLDSHLEIEAMVSNRDIGFVHPGQQAEVKVDTFSFTRYGLLHGEVINVSQDAITRDKPQDKSNDKTAGTETTSSEPKGQEMNYAARVSLDRTQMQIDAERTVILTPETGFDHHCVVELAVQSGEFSPRREVKFRTNATSSSSIHCRATRPAWGPGGDAGP